One genomic segment of Tubulanus polymorphus chromosome 4, tnTubPoly1.2, whole genome shotgun sequence includes these proteins:
- the LOC141903363 gene encoding dynein intermediate chain 3, ciliary-like isoform X2: MEIVYVYTKKRNEFGRQCNFSDRPAELHVDILPDATLSENFVERNPCDTGIQCVQEMSEHEVNTERFETDTRGINHTEGGWPKDVNPQEVEQVIRFRKKVEKDEVYINTIQQLGGVMEHCIRQNNAIDIYEEYFDDIESDLSEEQPSAKTINVFRDPNEIKRTATHISWFPDGPRKLAIAYATMEFQGASADTSMDSYIWDVENPNKPEMTLKPVSPLVCVEYNPKDSHVLLGGCYNGQLAYWDTRKGSQPVEMSPIEHSHRDPLYKAIWIQSKTGTECFSASTDGQVLWWDIRKLGEPTEKLILDPTKKQDPTKAQGSMSLEYEPTIPTKFMVGTEQGTILSCNRKAKTPAEKIVNVWGGHHGPVYALQRNPFFPKNFLSVGDWTARIWSEDIRDSSIMWTKYHMSYLSDGCWSPIRPAVFFTTKMDGTLDIWDFLFKQNDPTLSIQVCDEPLYSLRVQEQGRLIATGSHTGTTTLLEMSDSLCTLQRNEKNLITAMLERETRREKILDARHRENKLKERAKSGGGEKEHEEEGQEEEGENLVDKAELDFFHMIDQEKKTREKKEAARMEAEKKDEESNKNIIIEEEKEDEEQDSGTEKADAESQEKEQ, translated from the exons ATGGAGATTGTTTATGTTTATACGAAGAAACGAAATGAATTTGGACGTCAGTGTAATTTCTCAGATCGGCCGGCTGAGCTTCACGTCGATATTCTGCCGGACGCAACTTTATCAGAGAACTTTGTCGAGCGAAATCCTTGCGATACCGGGATACAATGTGTTCAAGAGATGTCCGAACATGAG GTGAACACTGAAAGATTTGAAACTGATACTCGAGGCATTAATCACACAGAAGGAGGATGGCCTAAAGATGTCAATCCACAAGAGGTTGAACAGGTTATTCGTTTCCGGAAAAAAGTTGAGAAAGATGAAGTTTACATCAACACAATTCAACAGTTAGGAGGA GTGATGGAACACTGTATTCGACAAAACAATGCTATTGATATTTACGAGGAATATTTCGACGATATTGAATCAGATTTATCTGAGGAGCAACCATCGGCTAAAACTATTAATGTTTTCAG AGatccaaatgaaatcaaaagaaCCGCGACTCATATTTCGTGGTTCCCCGATGGTCCACGAAAATTAGCTATTGCTTACGCTACAATGGAATTTCAAGGAGCTTCTGCAGATACAAGCATGGACTCTTACATATGGGATGTTG AGAACCCGAATAAACCAGAAATGACGCTGAAACCTGTTTCACCACTTGTTTGCGTTGAATATAACCCTAAAGATTCACATGTATTACTGGGAGGTTGTTATAATGGACAGTTGG CGTATTGGGACACAAGAAAAGGTTCACAACCGGTAGAAATGTCGCCTATTGAACACAGTCATAGGGATCCTCTTTATAAAGCTATTTGGATCCAATCTAAAACCGGTACAGAATGTTTCTCCGCCTCGACTGATGGTCAGGTATTGTGGTGGGATATCCGTAAACTCGGTGAACCGACTGAAAAACTGATTTTAGACCCAACAAAAAAACAAGACCCGACGAAAGCGCAAGGATCAATGTCTTTAGAATATGAACCGACGATT CCCACGAAATTCATGGTCGGTACCGAACAGGGAACTATATTATCGTGTAACCGTAAAGCGAAAACTCCAGCTGAAAAAATAGTCAATGTTTGGGGAGGACATCACGGACCTGTTTACGCATTACAGAGAAATCCTTTCTTCCCTAAAAATTTCTTGTCAGTCGGTGATTGGACGGCAAGG ATTTGGTCTGAAGATATTCGAGATTCTTCTATTATGTGGACTAA ATATCACATGTCATATTTGAGTGATGGTTGTTGGTCGCCGATAAGACCTGCTGTATTCTTTACTACTAAAATGGATGGAACTTTAGATATCTGGGATTTcttattcaaacaaaatgatCCAACATTAAGCATTCAA GTTTGTGATGAACCTCTGTACAGTCTACGCGTGCAGGAGCAAGGTCGTCTGATAGCTACAGGTTCACACACAGGAACAACAACTCTACTGGAAATGTCAGACAGTTTGTGTACTTTACAACGAAACGAAAAGAATCTTATCACTGCT ATGTTAGAACGAGAAACGAGAAGAGAAAAAATTCTCGACGCTCGACATCGCGAGAATAAACTGAAAGAACGAGCTAAAAGTGGCGGAGGAGAGAAG GAACATGAAGAGGAAGGTCAAGAAGAGGAGGGAGAGAATCTGGTTGATAAAGCTGAACTTGACTTCTTCCACATGATCGACCAGGAGAAGAAAACTCGTGAAAAGAAAGAAGCGGCGAGAATGGAAGCCGAGAAGAAAGATGAAGAAAGTAACAAG aacataATTATTGAGGAGGAAAAAGAGGACGAAGAACAAGATTCCGGAACGGAAAAAGCTGATGCT GAATCACAAGAGAAAGAGCAGTAA
- the LOC141903363 gene encoding dynein intermediate chain 3, ciliary-like isoform X1, whose protein sequence is MEIVYVYTKKRNEFGRQCNFSDRPAELHVDILPDATLSENFVERNPCDTGIQCVQEMSEHEVNTERFETDTRGINHTEGGWPKDVNPQEVEQVIRFRKKVEKDEVYINTIQQLGGVMEHCIRQNNAIDIYEEYFDDIESDLSEEQPSAKTINVFRDPNEIKRTATHISWFPDGPRKLAIAYATMEFQGASADTSMDSYIWDVENPNKPEMTLKPVSPLVCVEYNPKDSHVLLGGCYNGQLAYWDTRKGSQPVEMSPIEHSHRDPLYKAIWIQSKTGTECFSASTDGQVLWWDIRKLGEPTEKLILDPTKKQDPTKAQGSMSLEYEPTIPTKFMVGTEQGTILSCNRKAKTPAEKIVNVWGGHHGPVYALQRNPFFPKNFLSVGDWTARIWSEDIRDSSIMWTKYHMSYLSDGCWSPIRPAVFFTTKMDGTLDIWDFLFKQNDPTLSIQVCDEPLYSLRVQEQGRLIATGSHTGTTTLLEMSDSLCTLQRNEKNLITACFERECRREKILEGRHREMKLKEREKSAGGTAKRPEHEEEGQEEEGENLVDKAELDFFHMIDQEKKTREKKEAARMEAEKKDEESNKNIIIEEEKEDEEQDSGTEKADAESQEKEQ, encoded by the exons ATGGAGATTGTTTATGTTTATACGAAGAAACGAAATGAATTTGGACGTCAGTGTAATTTCTCAGATCGGCCGGCTGAGCTTCACGTCGATATTCTGCCGGACGCAACTTTATCAGAGAACTTTGTCGAGCGAAATCCTTGCGATACCGGGATACAATGTGTTCAAGAGATGTCCGAACATGAG GTGAACACTGAAAGATTTGAAACTGATACTCGAGGCATTAATCACACAGAAGGAGGATGGCCTAAAGATGTCAATCCACAAGAGGTTGAACAGGTTATTCGTTTCCGGAAAAAAGTTGAGAAAGATGAAGTTTACATCAACACAATTCAACAGTTAGGAGGA GTGATGGAACACTGTATTCGACAAAACAATGCTATTGATATTTACGAGGAATATTTCGACGATATTGAATCAGATTTATCTGAGGAGCAACCATCGGCTAAAACTATTAATGTTTTCAG AGatccaaatgaaatcaaaagaaCCGCGACTCATATTTCGTGGTTCCCCGATGGTCCACGAAAATTAGCTATTGCTTACGCTACAATGGAATTTCAAGGAGCTTCTGCAGATACAAGCATGGACTCTTACATATGGGATGTTG AGAACCCGAATAAACCAGAAATGACGCTGAAACCTGTTTCACCACTTGTTTGCGTTGAATATAACCCTAAAGATTCACATGTATTACTGGGAGGTTGTTATAATGGACAGTTGG CGTATTGGGACACAAGAAAAGGTTCACAACCGGTAGAAATGTCGCCTATTGAACACAGTCATAGGGATCCTCTTTATAAAGCTATTTGGATCCAATCTAAAACCGGTACAGAATGTTTCTCCGCCTCGACTGATGGTCAGGTATTGTGGTGGGATATCCGTAAACTCGGTGAACCGACTGAAAAACTGATTTTAGACCCAACAAAAAAACAAGACCCGACGAAAGCGCAAGGATCAATGTCTTTAGAATATGAACCGACGATT CCCACGAAATTCATGGTCGGTACCGAACAGGGAACTATATTATCGTGTAACCGTAAAGCGAAAACTCCAGCTGAAAAAATAGTCAATGTTTGGGGAGGACATCACGGACCTGTTTACGCATTACAGAGAAATCCTTTCTTCCCTAAAAATTTCTTGTCAGTCGGTGATTGGACGGCAAGG ATTTGGTCTGAAGATATTCGAGATTCTTCTATTATGTGGACTAA ATATCACATGTCATATTTGAGTGATGGTTGTTGGTCGCCGATAAGACCTGCTGTATTCTTTACTACTAAAATGGATGGAACTTTAGATATCTGGGATTTcttattcaaacaaaatgatCCAACATTAAGCATTCAA GTTTGTGATGAACCTCTGTACAGTCTACGCGTGCAGGAGCAAGGTCGTCTGATAGCTACAGGTTCACACACAGGAACAACAACTCTACTGGAAATGTCAGACAGTTTGTGTACTTTACAACGAAACGAAAAGAATCTTATCACTGCT TGTTTTGAACGAGAATGTAGGCGCGAAAAAATATTAGAAGGTCGACATCGTGAAATGAAGTTGAAAGAGCGGGAAAAAAGTGCCGGCGGAACGGCTAAAAGACCG GAACATGAAGAGGAAGGTCAAGAAGAGGAGGGAGAGAATCTGGTTGATAAAGCTGAACTTGACTTCTTCCACATGATCGACCAGGAGAAGAAAACTCGTGAAAAGAAAGAAGCGGCGAGAATGGAAGCCGAGAAGAAAGATGAAGAAAGTAACAAG aacataATTATTGAGGAGGAAAAAGAGGACGAAGAACAAGATTCCGGAACGGAAAAAGCTGATGCT GAATCACAAGAGAAAGAGCAGTAA